ttttaattttgcctaCTTTTCACTGACAGGGAAAGATGCGTTAAAACTATGTTCGACCGAATAATAGCGATGAGAACAGGCCTTAAGAAGAGATTAGAGACCTTGAAAACACCAGGTTCTTGGGACCATATTACATCTCAGCGAGGCATGTTCTGTTTCATTGGCCTAGCACGTAAGTACCCATCACAATTTTACGGATAACTCTGATTCAATTCAGGCCTAGATGGTTGTGGAATTCAAGATTGTGGAAAACATCACCTTCGTCAGTTATGAAATTATCTTTGCAGAGGGGCAATCGCCTGAGAAACATGTTGGTATTACCATAAAACTTctttgtttccattttttgttttgatttgttgGATCAGTTATTTCCGTTGCACGAATTGTGCtgcacgtgaaattttggtcgagGAACAAGTATCataaccttgtctagtggtctattaggCGAATTTTCACGAGTGGATTTGGTCAAAGGCGGACTGACTCCTCGAGACAGCCTGGAAAATCGCCAACAGACCGGTCCATCGCGGTGCcgcggcgccccccccccccccctccccattccTCGATATGAGCCATGGGCGTGCCTagatcatttttcaaaaattgccgaAGTTGGGTATTAGATTGCCAAAGTTCATTCTTTAAATGTGATACCAAGAACATCTCCCTGGAAATTTTGCCACATTTACGATTTAAAAGTGTCGACTTTCTTTCCCTGGAAGTTGTCTATGTTCGGCGTTTTCCGGACGATAGAACGTAACAGCAtgccaacttgaaaaatttccactcgTAAATAATATTTTCACCAGAAAACTTACAGGattggaaaatctcaaaaatcctATGATCCCATAGGACTTTAGAATGCACGGCGTGCACTGTCCGGAAATGTGGGCACCGGCACCGCACCGGGGTAGGTTCTAGtacaccaagaaaatacgactCTTCAACGACATAAGCGCGCACTGTGGTATACGTGTAATGTATGAAGTATCCTGCCGACTTgcaaggcgctactatgcgccgcgccgcgcaccgtgctgtacgcgcaatgcatgaagtatcctgcagtcttgtaaggcgctgtGCGTTCCGCGCCGTGCACTCAAGTCAGTGCACTCAAGTTTTTGTGCAGTTTATTATAATTATTGTCATATCAAATGATTATACTAttcatttacaaattttcataaataattttaaatagaagCCTGCAAATGAAACGACTTTTACCGGTAGGCTCTCTCGTTGCTCAGCGATGTAATGGGCGtaatcatttggactacattttgctattcggaattacaatttctggctcatccgtaaaaatactTGTGTGCATAAAGAAAACTTTCTCGATGCGTTAAGCTGATTTTTGACCAATCTTCGTGAGGCACCGACTCTTTTTCTCGCTGCAGGAATCGTTTAAAGCAAACCCTTTTCTTAAGGTCACAAACCGTATTAAAGCCGACCGAGGTATCCGAGTATGCCTCTATTTGCATCACACTACGCCCGCTGATCAACCGAAATTTGTATCCCTTTTTCTAGCTGCTCAAATCGAGTACTTGAGAAAAAAGCACCATGTCTATACACTGAAAAACGGGAGGATGAACGTCGCAGGACTGACAACCACAAACTTGGACCACGTCGCCAGGAGTATTCACGATGCGGTCTTGAATGTGAAAGGATAGAATGATCTCGATCAAGAATGAACGTCGATATGTCGAAGgcgattagtcaaatcaggcattttatcaaatgcctcgacccgtagtcaaattttgaaagtttacggaattctgtaaattttaggcgaggagttcacgggttttcaatattgcaggaaaaacaaatgaagaaTAAAAGATCCGCTAACTCTTCTCGTTCCTTCCTTTTCAAATGCCTCTCGTGTATTTAaatgctaaaattttaaaaattctatgttttatgacgtgctgaCAATTTCAAGATACATTTgagttcaggagctaaaaatcgtttaaaatactactgtatgctgcatatttttacagagaattctttcttaaaggagcaacgaattatttttttctaaaattaggaaaataatcaaaatttcaatctaagtaagaatatttaactatttgcctagggatttgacaaaatgcctgatttgattatttgccttcgacagatATAAATTTAAGCTCATTATTTaatacagtggcgaggcgcgatcgattatcgatatttccccatttgaagctatgacaaagaatcgattattatcaaggtgttcggtgcgaacattctgtttatcgatacatttccatgggtttaagtggcagatcaatcgatatatcgcaaagcacgccacgccactgattttatAGGTTATTCGTTGTTTAATTAAACAATGTCAATGTAtgtaacatgaaaaataaggcTAGTTTTTCAAGTTGTTGAGACGTTAGACGTCACTGAAGTAGAttcagttgaaaaattaaaatattgatcGAGTCATACTTCTGATCgattattcttaattttccgAACATTTCTTTAATGTTTTAAGAATGTTTGTTCCAGTTGCATCAAATTTTATTcgcgaagataaaaaaaaaaaaaaaaaaaaaaaaaaaaaaaaaaaaaaacccggaaatGGACGTGGAAGTAAAAATAGTATGAAAGAAAGAGGGATCGTATGGaactgcagaataattaaactCGTCAATGTTCTGTAAGCAAGAGGCAAAATAAATTATTCGTTATCTTTAAGTTTTCTGGGAGAACTGTTGCAGTTGAGCACTTTTCAATGGCATTTtccctaaaaactcatttcCCCAATTCTACTTTGCCTCTTTATCTTTGGAGATTATCCAAACTCGTCCATGTTTTTAGCtttctttctttaattattCCCCAAGGGTATAAATGCAGTCAAATCTAGGACGGGAGAGGGGGATAAATTTTGCTGGAAGCAAGCAAAAATGTCCTGAGAAGGGACGATTCTTCAAAAAATGCCTTGAAAACGatcaaaatttcctccaaaaaatatcctctcctcctcccTGAAGTAAATACAGGTCAAAAGACGCATTTGACAGCATTGAGAAGGGGCTATAGCTTATAAAcaaattagtggttcatatggaacaccactaatagtagtaaaggcaacatataataatagcacatataccttagtgatGGTGATTATACCTTAGTAGGGTACGAGATACTTtcgtatggttcacagaccgagaatcatttgtttatttaagactattagtggtgttccaatAGAATCACTATTTGGCTTATAAAGCCATAAATTTTTGTGCGTGAATCCCATGTTTTTACAATAgaggtgaatttttttattgtaacgttcacaaataaaattttgttgtttgaatatgtccattttcattttttcaccagTGAGGGTTtgaaaaacacaattctgtaaGAGAACTTTTACGATCCAATTATAATTAATACACGATACACATATTCAATACAAGGTCtctgaaaaaatacttaatattaAAATTTGCCATTCATGAATTTGATCAATGAAAACAGATTGTGCAAGATAAATACTGATGATTTATCATCTAgcataaaaactaaatttaaatcTATTCATTGATGTAACTTTTCATTCTATTataacatttatatttttttaaagataattaCATACATAACGCAAGCACCGTAATACATCGGCAAGAGTCAAATTGCAGGGCGGAAAGGGAGATTAATCTACTGATACACTGAATTTATGTTTCTTTTCTGTTTCCCTTCCTTtctgctttttatttttctatttttcttgcGATTTGCTCTGTGAAAATTCAGTATTTCATCAATGAAAGAAACAAAAGGTAAAACAATCTTTTGAGATACGGCAGAGCTAATACAGATGGTAGATCGTGATGGTAGGTGTTCAGATttcaggtgaggcaagctgcctaaccaagaatcgattgttttacataaacagagtgtctactaaaacaggctggccaaaaattagtaattttacaTTGCATTCCTACGTAATTTAGTACTTCCTTGACCGAAAAATTCACTACTTTTTCAGAGCCTCCAATTGGcaaaatgcggaaaatttcaaaaagttgaatttctcgcttaaattgcgacaaaaatgacagaaatgaatgaaattccggaccttcttgcggaatttccgcactttttcagtacttctagacagcccttaaaaaatttgtactattcccggactttccggacttgtagacaccctgataaaagatggaggaaaaacagtgtcgccaactttcaagaatcactCCTGCACTAGATTTCTGACGATGTTAAACATGCATCTGGTTACATTACTTGACTAGCCGCGTGATAACGCACAGACAGCAGTTTCGTTACGCACGTCAGATCTCCAATGAGAAACGGGGCGCATGTACCTATAACagggacagtggcgtggcgtgaattgcgatacatcgattgttatgccatttaaacctatggtaaagaatcgattattgaggtgttcgctgcgaacaccctgtttatcgatccttttccataggtttaaatggcataacaatcgatacatcgcaattcacgccacgccactgaacagGGAGACCTTAACGAAAGGTTAGAAAAGTAAACTACATTTCTCTTGCGCACCACAGTTTTCCTTTACAACTGCAAGTTTTGTTTGGTGGTTGTTTCTTGCTTAAAGATCCACGCTTATGCAAACATAATATTATTTTCCGTTAAAATTGTAGTTTATGATAGTTGAAACTAATTCCGAGTGACCGCAGACTAGCTCAAGACATATACTTGAGTTTTTAATGAACGAAACTTAACTTATATTAACGATGCATTGCAGGGAAATTCAGAATGCTCATTGTACCGCGGCATTATTGAAATATATTGTCCTTAAGCaatttgttttacattttaccTAAAGACATATGCTTGAGGACAATATATTTCGAAAATGCTGCGGTTCAATGAGTAATTTGAATTTGCCTGCTGTGCATCGTAAATATAAGTTGAGTTTCGTTCATTAAAAACTCAAGTGTGTCGTGAGCAAGTCTGCGGTCACTCGGAATTAGTTTCAACTATCATAAACTACAATTTTAACGGAAAATAATATTATGTTTGCATAAGCGTGAATCTTTAAGCAAGGAACAACCACCAAACAACTTGCAGTTGTAAACGAAAACTGTGGTGCGCAAGAGAAATTTAGTTTACTTTTCTAACCTTTCGTTAAGGTCTCCCTGTTATAAGTAGATGGCCCCCATTTCTCATTGAAGATTTGTTAACCAGTACGAAACTGCTGACTATGCGTTATCACGCGTGATATCGTGATATCTTATGACTAGGGATcagaccagtggcgaggcgtgaatgatcgataatcgatttttccccctttgaagctgtagtaaaatatcgattatcaaggtgttcgttgcgaacaccctgtttatcgatccttttccataggttcaaatggcagatcaatcgatataccgcagaGCACGCCATGTCACTGGATCCGACACGAGGAGGAATCGTCACCATTagaattcttcttttttcacgTGGGAAGTGAGCAGGTAGGTTGGTAggtagtactgccgtgctatggaagaacgccgtatgagccttcagacgttgtcatgtttccttcaataaaaattgaatttactgggaacattttgaatactttttcgCATAAAACCTGTGCTTTggagaaaagttatgcatatttttccttgaaattttcaaaaaatattgctCGCAATTAAttctaaaattactgaaaatttcaaggatatacgcattactttcctcaaaaatacatgttttatccgcgaaattcggcaattctcgaatgttcatacggcgttcttctagGTCTAacgccttgtctccacaggacgtttcacgggattttttccaagttcgaatcgcaggaatgagaCTTATGGGCTTTTTTCCTGCTAAGCAACACAACAAAATGTATCCctcttctttttaagtcgttcctgggactccacaaGGACTCTTCGTTGGTGCTGTGATTATCATTGaccaactcaatatttttcccaacctCGCAAGTGAGCTTTTCCCCTGgtacaaatcccatgaaacatCCTGTGGAAACAAGGCCTAAAGAGGTAGGTTGAAGAGAGTATGAAGagagttaaggtgattcgtcaagctcaaatgacgtggtcgaactggcatgcgatatatcacattgattaagtaaaaaatctcggcagattttaaatttctagtaaaaaaaaaaggacgatacgCCCTGTACTAGAGCCTAAAGAATCAATCTTAAcccaaaaattagcaaaatttagagaaatgaaagcagaatagtgtttggaaaaaaacctcgcgtTTGATACAGacatcgatagctgaatcgaatgcgaggttttttgtaagcactattctgctttcatttctgtgaattttgccgattttgccGATTggatttagaatgattctttaggctcacgcgcaggggctatcgtgctttttttttctaaatattcaaaatctgccgagattttttacctgatCGATaagatatatcgcatgccagttcgaccacgtcacttgagctcgacgaatcaccttaaaacaaCAACGTTCACGACACCGAAAGAGATCTCCGAAGCCCACCATCTCTCCCTCGACTGAAAAGCACCTGCCAGAGCTGGATGTTACGAGCGCGCAAGGACCCAGCGCACGACATGAGATAATAGACGAACATGCGTTTGCAGCGCTCATCGTACTTATGCGCTAGCTCCGGCCAGGCTTCCAGCAGCCTCTCGTGCCACGCCATCAGCGTCGGGTCATAGTCGGCCCCGAAGTTGTGCCAGTCCTCCATGACGAAGAACGCCTCGCTGGCCGCCGTGATCTCCTGCATGGACGGCAGATACGCGTTCGGGAAAATGTACTTGACGGTCCAAGCGTCGGCCTTCGTGGAGGCTCCGCTGGACCCGATGACCTGCAGCAAGAGGAGTCCGTCCGGGGTCAGGTGCCGGTCCACGATGGAAAAGAAGTGGCCGTAGTTCTTCGGTCCGACGTGTTCGAACATCTCCACGGCGACGATCCGGTCGAAGCGATCGTTCGGGTCCAGGTCCCGGTAGTCTTTGAGGAGGACCTCCACGTTCAGGCCTTCGCAGCGCTTTCTGGCGAGCCGTACTTGCTCTTTGGCGATGTTGATCGCGACAACGCTGACGCCGTAGTTCCGGGCGGCGTACTCCGAGAGGCCGCCCCAACCGCAGCCGATGTCCAGGAGCCGCATCCCTGCGAACATGCCGAAATGACGATGTTGAATGTCCtgccggctgattgttgaaatttgtagacaaagtaatagaaaaagaaaaggtgAGATGTCCCTCAGGTGAATGGTTGGCGACAGggagtggaggaggagatcaggaggtgccaatggaggtgttgcatgtgtaaggaatttgcgatttgactgttgattcttatgtaaaagttcgcgaaaaacacgatggtgccactggttttctttgaaatcaactcccaagctcaaaaaaagctctcaaagtgaggccaaaatgggggggggggatatcccaccctaccttgagagtccacctctacatcgaaacaaactctctccatgctaagatagggagcaaatacattagcagtgatgccgtgttttcagttttgtagtccccaaataaagtggcaaccctgccaatgtatttgcttcctatctttgcatggagagtttgttttgatgtagaggtggactctcagggtagggttggatatcccctccattttggcctcactttgagagctttttttgagcttgggagatgatttcagagaaaaccagtggcaccatcgtgtttcttgcgaattttgacctaagaatcaatagtcaaattgccaattcctcacacatgcaacatctccattgcctgatgatctctgggagggtAAGGGGGCACTGGCGAGCAAGCGCGAGGCTGCACTATAAGAGCGGCTTAATGTAtttttatagacaaagaagacaaaagggaaatggagggatcctattggtggaagtgggtggttgcgatggacaaaggaggtgggtaATAGCCTAATTAACGGAATCCCACGAGAGACGCGTaccctatagttagttcatcattttctccctttatagggaccaaccatttcaaccattaGGGTCGCACCattctccctatgtcttcttggTCTATCGATTGGTCTacacatttcaacaatcagccagctGCATAAAACTAGACTACTGGAAAAATCTATGAcaacgcacaatggatcgaatcaatcagagaggtgAGACATATGGCAATGTTCACAAAAACGACAAATGTTGATGCTTatattcgtcacattttatgtACTGAGGGATGCTTTCAGAtgagaatttcaagagaaaatcgatgtattaatttttaaaatctctaagttttgatttttcggagctatgagcttttgaagtttccacattttgtccgaccccttCCATTATCTCGATCCAGGGTACGGAGTTTCAATGCCGCCTACGAATTTGCGGGATTTTAAGCTCGGCTCGCGGACGATTGTGACGCTGTGATGACAAAAAGATTCAGAACGTTACAGATCTCTCAACGTAACCCCCGTCTAATATTCCAATGCCTCTACCTGAGcttaccacccccccccccccacaatctGGCATTGATACTCATTAGAACTCAGATTCTTGACTCTATTTGAAACTTATGGACTTTTTCGGCCCTGATTTCCGCGCAGAATAGTGTGAGCCCAGCACTCTGTCATCTTGTTACTACGGTTTACAGGGGAGGCCACAATTTCATTGTACTTTTCCTACTCTCTGTATTTATTTGCCTCTGCTGTGTCGAAGGATAACACTGGTGCTGATGTTTCCCACCCTAACTTCGATACTTTTGGGTGACTAAATTTGTtgtaaaaaataatggaatgtTTATATTCTTATAAAGCGCTCTTATTTTACTGATACTATACTCCTCATATCACGTTAGTATGCTTATAAACATATTGAAAGCATAGTAGGTATTACATTTGAGCTTGTCCTTATGGAATTTTGATGAGGGAACGCGTATTGCGCGGCTTAATGCTCGTATATTGAGCCTAGCAATTCATTGCGAATACTTTCTATTGTTGGCAAAAGTTGAgattaaaaagttcaaaattatctagttttttttttaaaaaaagaaagaaaagaagaaaaaagaagtaaattagaacaaaattttaacttttcactgacttttctgTGCACGATGAGAAGTAAtcaatcaaaattcaagggtttgcgtgcaacctagtcagtgttcgaaactcataggcaccaacgcgccaaatgcgcctaaaaaatgaaggctctgcgccaacgtggcccctaaaaattgccccctaaaaatctgaattttcagattaggtgatcattcgaaattttcagcactacgagtgaaagctttttctattcttcacgatttcatcccttgtgcttttgtcttccccaaattacagctacttactagttctgttacgaaaacatcttgcgtctaacttttcactaaatgcgccgtaataaataggcaaaaagtcaatttggcccctaaaaaatctacaatggcgcctaaaaattgaacttaatgCGCCGCATGGCTCTGAAAACTTAAAGGTGAGTTTTAAACACTGAACCTAGTTCCTTTTAGagtaaatacgtccatatcttTGTATCACATACCTGGCTCAAGCCGAAGTTTCTCGCAAATCATCCGCAGGTTATTCTCCTGCGCTTCTCCCAGCGTGGTTGCACCCTCCCAATATCCGCAAGAATACATCATGTACGGGTCTAGCATCCGACTGAAAAGGTCGTTACCCAAGTTGTAGTGCACGTCGGACGCCTTTAAAGCGCGGCTTACAGACTGCAAGTTGAAGAGCTTTGCCACCAACAGACGGAAGACGTCAGACCACCGTTGAGGAACGTGGTCTTGAACGCGGTGCTTCAGGACTCGGTAGAAGAATTCGTCCAGTCTTTCGCACTCCCACCAGCCATCCATGAAGCTCTCGCCAAGACCCAAGGAGCCCTCACTCAAGACACGTTTGAAGAAGCCGGGGTTCTTTACGCGGATGTCCCAAGGGCGGGAGCCGTTGATCTTGACGTCGGCCTTTGATAAAAGATCCTCGACGGTTTTGTACCATACATCGTTTTCCATTCTCATCTTCGGTCGTGCGCAAATTTAATATGTTCAGTTATATTTCGCGTTTGGATCAGATGCTTCGTCGAGAAAATATTGGTAATCCTCGTTTGCGTTTCCTTTAGTGTGCTGAGATTCTTTCGTCTGTCACCAACAGTCCtcctaagaaagaaaaaagataatgaaaattttcataactttgcaaattttgaccaaatgaaGTAGGTAAATGTGGCAATCAATAGAATAGAAAAAATGAGTTCATCTTTTAAACGAGACTATGATCAGCTTTCTAGGTGCCTTAATGACAGCAGCTAGGTGGTGGCAGCTGGGTGGCTAGCTGGTGCTAGTTACGACAGCAGTCTTAGTTTTTAGGGGGCAGCCttcttattttgattttaaatcaattcgatttaatttgcgtacaaaattgcctaaaaattttgggggaaaagtattcctaattttcccagtaaattcggtttttatcgaaggaaacttggcaacgtttgacggctcatacggtggtcttacttagcacggcagtatgggagaGAGTTGTTTAAGGAGCGACTATGAGTACGGAGTACGGCCCTGATATTTGGAAGAGCATTACCTCACGAAGATGACCCGATACCAATGGCTGAATCACGAACACTGATCGGTGATCAAACTTTGATGAGACTCACAATCAGAGAGACTGGGAGTTATTGAATTACACTGACTGCTACGAAAACCAAATAGTTTAATGCAAGGTCATCGAGTGCGGGTAAAAAATAGGTTCCTATCTGATGTAAGGAATATTAAGTTCAATGAATCGATAATCTGGtagaaaaacttattttaaaaaatagtaataaaaacataaataaatgtcaacgaatacaattttatttttcagtcctGATCGAGTGAATGAATTCACTTAAATTTCCTCactgaaatgtaaaatgtacgAAAAAGATGTTGATAAGTAAATTCtagcttaa
The genomic region above belongs to Bemisia tabaci chromosome 8, PGI_BMITA_v3 and contains:
- the LOC109044442 gene encoding cyclopropane-fatty-acyl-phospholipid synthase, producing the protein MRMENDVWYKTVEDLLSKADVKINGSRPWDIRVKNPGFFKRVLSEGSLGLGESFMDGWWECERLDEFFYRVLKHRVQDHVPQRWSDVFRLLVAKLFNLQSVSRALKASDVHYNLGNDLFSRMLDPYMMYSCGYWEGATTLGEAQENNLRMICEKLRLEPGMRLLDIGCGWGGLSEYAARNYGVSVVAINIAKEQVRLARKRCEGLNVEVLLKDYRDLDPNDRFDRIVAVEMFEHVGPKNYGHFFSIVDRHLTPDGLLLLQVIGSSGASTKADAWTVKYIFPNAYLPSMQEITAASEAFFVMEDWHNFGADYDPTLMAWHERLLEAWPELAHKYDERCKRMFVYYLMSCAGSLRARNIQLWQVLFSRGRDGGLRRSLSVS